The proteins below are encoded in one region of Mya arenaria isolate MELC-2E11 chromosome 15, ASM2691426v1:
- the LOC128218808 gene encoding RNA-binding motif protein, X chromosome-like isoform X2, with product MMPLEDRPGKIFVGGLDFDIDEDEFEKMFGKFGKITEVLLKRDQQTNKSRGFGFITYENPSDADEAVKVLDKKDIKGKTIHVDHAVKPGGIGGPMDRGGRGGFRGRGGFRGGRGSYRDDHGGYSSRGGGFRGRGSDRGSRGFSRGRGDRGSRGFSRGSSSYSRGGFDDRRAPIRKSSFDRSYSDRPMRREEDRDRYGGGLDRDRYSSMSDRRLRDLSPPPRGLDRALDRDLGSYRDYLTRDLSPPPRDYLTSRERLSSRDLGLSSRSFDLGRDPLSSREYRSSRDDFMPSSSRDFLTRDSPPRFRDSGRSLSRDYDRITRDLDLHRDRLTSGLTRGYGGASPPPRSRSPLRSTYSPPRGAPLDRERIRDYSPGSRRPNPYETSRGAPPIKRSRPDDGPIGRGPPREGPPRGIVRDGPPRDSVRGPPRESGRGGPFRR from the exons ATGATGCCACTGGAAGACAGACCTGGGAAGATTTTTGTGGGTGGCTTGGACTTTGATATTGATGAAGATGAGTTCGAAAAAATGTTTGggaaatttggaaaaataacagaag TGCTGTTAAAGAGAGACCAGCAGACAAACAAATCGAGGGGGTTTGGTTTTATCACATACGAGAACCCATCAGATGCTGATGAAGCAGTGAAAGTGCTTGACAAAAAG GACATCAAAGGAAAGACAATTCATGTTGACCATGCTGTGAAACCCGGGGGCATAGGAGGACCCATGGACAGGGGAGGGCGTGGGGGATTCAGGGGCCGAGGCGGAT TCCGTGGTGGAAGAGGAAGTTACCGTGATGACCATGGAGGGTATAGCAGTCGTGGAGGAGGGTTCAGGGGTCGAGGAAGTGATCGTGGGAGCCGTGGATTCAGCAGGGGCCGGGGGGACAGAGGGAGCCGAGGATTCAGTAGGGGCAGCAGCAGCTACAGCCGCGGAGGATTTGATGACAG ACGAGCTCCTATAAGGAAAAGTTCATTTGACAGAAGTTACAGTGACAGACCTATGAGACGAG AGGAGGATCGTGACCGTTATGGTGGGGGACTTGATCGTGACAGGTACAGCAGTATGTCTGACCGACGTCTTCGGGACCTTTCCCCACCACCCAGAGGACTCGATAGAGCACTCGACAG GGATTTGGGCTCGTACCGTGACTATCTGACCCGTGACCTCTCACCTCCGCCCAGGGATTACCTGACCTCCAGAGAGAGACTGTCATCCAG AGACCTGGGTCTATCATCGCGCAGTTTTGATCTGGGTCGAGACCCTTTGTCATCCAGAGAATACCGCAGTAGCCGGGACGACTTCATGCCATCATCATCCAGAGATTTTCTCACCAGAGACTCGCCACCTAGGTTTAg GGACAGTGGACGGAGTCTGAGCCGGGACTATGACCGAATCacccgtgaccttgaccttcacaGAG ATCGATTGACATCAGGGCTTACCCGTGGTTACGGAG GTGCATCCCCGCCCCCTCGTAGCAGATCTCCTCTCAGGTCTACATACAGCCCCCCTCGTGGGGCCCCCCTAGATCGAGAAAGGATCAGAGACTACAGCCCTGGATCAAGAAGACCAAACCCTTATGAAACGTCCCGTGGGGCGCCCCCAATAAAAAGGTCACGACCTGATGATGGCCCCATTGGCAGGGGACCACCTCGTGAAGGGCCCCCGAGAGGGATTGTGAGAGATGGGCCTCCTAGGGACTCAGTGAGAGGCCCCCCAAGGGAAAGTGGAAGAGGAGGACCTTTCAGGCGTTGA
- the LOC128218808 gene encoding RNA-binding motif protein, X chromosome-like isoform X1 — protein sequence MMPLEDRPGKIFVGGLDFDIDEDEFEKMFGKFGKITEVLLKRDQQTNKSRGFGFITYENPSDADEAVKVLDKKQDIKGKTIHVDHAVKPGGIGGPMDRGGRGGFRGRGGFRGGRGSYRDDHGGYSSRGGGFRGRGSDRGSRGFSRGRGDRGSRGFSRGSSSYSRGGFDDRRAPIRKSSFDRSYSDRPMRREEDRDRYGGGLDRDRYSSMSDRRLRDLSPPPRGLDRALDRDLGSYRDYLTRDLSPPPRDYLTSRERLSSRDLGLSSRSFDLGRDPLSSREYRSSRDDFMPSSSRDFLTRDSPPRFRDSGRSLSRDYDRITRDLDLHRDRLTSGLTRGYGGASPPPRSRSPLRSTYSPPRGAPLDRERIRDYSPGSRRPNPYETSRGAPPIKRSRPDDGPIGRGPPREGPPRGIVRDGPPRDSVRGPPRESGRGGPFRR from the exons ATGATGCCACTGGAAGACAGACCTGGGAAGATTTTTGTGGGTGGCTTGGACTTTGATATTGATGAAGATGAGTTCGAAAAAATGTTTGggaaatttggaaaaataacagaag TGCTGTTAAAGAGAGACCAGCAGACAAACAAATCGAGGGGGTTTGGTTTTATCACATACGAGAACCCATCAGATGCTGATGAAGCAGTGAAAGTGCTTGACAAAAAG caGGACATCAAAGGAAAGACAATTCATGTTGACCATGCTGTGAAACCCGGGGGCATAGGAGGACCCATGGACAGGGGAGGGCGTGGGGGATTCAGGGGCCGAGGCGGAT TCCGTGGTGGAAGAGGAAGTTACCGTGATGACCATGGAGGGTATAGCAGTCGTGGAGGAGGGTTCAGGGGTCGAGGAAGTGATCGTGGGAGCCGTGGATTCAGCAGGGGCCGGGGGGACAGAGGGAGCCGAGGATTCAGTAGGGGCAGCAGCAGCTACAGCCGCGGAGGATTTGATGACAG ACGAGCTCCTATAAGGAAAAGTTCATTTGACAGAAGTTACAGTGACAGACCTATGAGACGAG AGGAGGATCGTGACCGTTATGGTGGGGGACTTGATCGTGACAGGTACAGCAGTATGTCTGACCGACGTCTTCGGGACCTTTCCCCACCACCCAGAGGACTCGATAGAGCACTCGACAG GGATTTGGGCTCGTACCGTGACTATCTGACCCGTGACCTCTCACCTCCGCCCAGGGATTACCTGACCTCCAGAGAGAGACTGTCATCCAG AGACCTGGGTCTATCATCGCGCAGTTTTGATCTGGGTCGAGACCCTTTGTCATCCAGAGAATACCGCAGTAGCCGGGACGACTTCATGCCATCATCATCCAGAGATTTTCTCACCAGAGACTCGCCACCTAGGTTTAg GGACAGTGGACGGAGTCTGAGCCGGGACTATGACCGAATCacccgtgaccttgaccttcacaGAG ATCGATTGACATCAGGGCTTACCCGTGGTTACGGAG GTGCATCCCCGCCCCCTCGTAGCAGATCTCCTCTCAGGTCTACATACAGCCCCCCTCGTGGGGCCCCCCTAGATCGAGAAAGGATCAGAGACTACAGCCCTGGATCAAGAAGACCAAACCCTTATGAAACGTCCCGTGGGGCGCCCCCAATAAAAAGGTCACGACCTGATGATGGCCCCATTGGCAGGGGACCACCTCGTGAAGGGCCCCCGAGAGGGATTGTGAGAGATGGGCCTCCTAGGGACTCAGTGAGAGGCCCCCCAAGGGAAAGTGGAAGAGGAGGACCTTTCAGGCGTTGA